One Citricoccus sp. K5 DNA window includes the following coding sequences:
- a CDS encoding PAC2 family protein, with protein sequence MQDPTTLFSLEPAGRDLLAGGFDGATALRGLGMLAVFGGHMDAGHLSEQVRTTVFDSLDHKLLASYDADQLIDYRSRRPQITFDGERFRDYQSPRLQLHLVSDSLGRPFLLLSGPEPDYQWERFVSSVLFLVEKLDVKLVALIDAVPMPVPHTRPLGVTAHGNRDELVAGLSTWSPQARMVSGVGQLLELRLDENNRGTTGYTLHVPHYLNDAAYPQAAVAALEYVGAALGLMLPTEELRERGREVDRELDRQTGSSREVTAMVEGLEKNFDQNSPGAGRSLLVGPDEQVPDAEELGAAVEEYLQSQPRHALDAGGGVRPEDGDAGVGPEGPEEAAAPEGPQDGPAEEPNSRREE encoded by the coding sequence ATGCAGGATCCCACCACGCTGTTTTCGCTCGAGCCGGCCGGCCGCGACCTGTTGGCCGGTGGCTTCGACGGTGCCACCGCGCTGCGTGGCCTGGGCATGCTGGCCGTCTTCGGCGGGCACATGGATGCCGGTCACCTCTCCGAACAGGTGCGGACCACCGTCTTCGACTCGTTGGACCACAAGCTGCTGGCCAGCTATGACGCGGACCAGCTGATCGACTACCGCTCACGCCGGCCGCAGATCACGTTCGACGGCGAGCGCTTCCGCGACTACCAGTCACCCCGGTTGCAGCTGCACCTGGTCTCCGACTCCCTGGGCCGGCCCTTCCTGCTGCTGTCCGGCCCCGAACCGGACTACCAGTGGGAGCGTTTCGTCTCCTCGGTGCTGTTCCTGGTGGAGAAGCTGGACGTCAAGCTCGTGGCCCTGATCGATGCCGTGCCCATGCCCGTGCCGCACACCCGGCCCCTCGGCGTGACGGCCCATGGGAACCGCGACGAGTTGGTGGCGGGCCTGTCCACCTGGAGCCCCCAGGCACGCATGGTGTCCGGCGTGGGCCAGCTGCTCGAGTTGCGACTGGACGAGAACAACCGCGGAACGACCGGATACACCCTCCACGTCCCGCACTACCTCAACGATGCCGCCTACCCCCAGGCCGCCGTCGCCGCGCTGGAATACGTCGGGGCCGCCCTGGGTCTCATGCTCCCCACCGAGGAGTTGCGCGAACGGGGCCGCGAGGTGGACCGGGAGCTCGACCGCCAGACCGGCTCCTCGCGTGAGGTCACCGCCATGGTGGAGGGCCTGGAGAAGAATTTCGACCAGAACTCGCCGGGGGCCGGCCGCTCCCTGTTGGTGGGTCCAGACGAGCAGGTCCCCGATGCCGAGGAGCTGGGCGCGGCCGTCGAGGAATACCTGCAGAGCCAGCCGCGCCATGCGTTGGACGCCGGCGGGGGCGTGCGACCGGAGGACGGGGACGCTGGTGTGGGCCCTGAGGGCCCCGAGGAAGCTGCCGCCCCAGAGGGCCCACAGGACGGTCCGGCGGAGGAGCCGAACAGCCGCCGCGAGGAGTAG
- a CDS encoding leucyl aminopeptidase, translated as MTAIGPKLSQNSKNAASALVVGVCSTDDGPVLLPNPLPDAGARALADSLEALGVTGAADEVVRIPGLDPLPFPLLVLTGVGRITGEPGAGVSTEALRRASGAAVRQLSGTPSVALGLPAETPELLGAVAEGAALAAYSFTAFRSAEAREKAKNPVEHAAVVTSLKPKVTGPVLQRAAVVGRAVRATRDLVNTPPSHLFPASFAEEVAEAVRSLPIKVTVWDEKKLEKDGFGGILNVGKGSTRPPRLVKLEYTPAAAGRNAPHIAFVGKGITFDSGGLSLKPPTSMTTMKSDMAGAATVATVVAAAAELELPVKVTGWLCMAENMPSATAQRPSDVITMYGGKTVEVMNTDAEGRLVMADGLVAATDETPDAVIDIATLTGAQMIALGNRTTGVMGTEDLRTDLVAAADASGETAWAMPIPEDQRASLDSTVADLSNVGDRFGGMMTAAAFLREFVDAGRAPGAAGAEPTPWAHLDIAGPSFNDSGAYGYTPKDATGVMVRTLVAFLERRAGLPRGK; from the coding sequence CTGACCGCCATCGGACCCAAGCTGTCCCAGAACAGCAAGAATGCCGCCTCGGCCCTGGTCGTCGGCGTCTGCTCCACCGATGACGGGCCGGTGCTGTTGCCGAACCCGCTTCCCGACGCCGGCGCGCGCGCCCTGGCGGATTCGCTCGAGGCACTCGGCGTCACGGGTGCCGCCGACGAAGTCGTGCGGATCCCGGGGCTGGATCCCCTGCCGTTCCCCCTGCTGGTGCTGACCGGCGTCGGCCGGATCACCGGCGAGCCGGGCGCGGGGGTGTCCACCGAGGCCTTGCGCCGAGCCTCCGGGGCAGCCGTCCGCCAGCTCTCGGGGACCCCGTCCGTTGCCCTGGGCCTGCCGGCCGAGACCCCCGAGTTGCTGGGTGCGGTCGCCGAGGGAGCCGCCCTGGCCGCCTACTCGTTCACCGCCTTCCGGTCGGCCGAGGCCCGGGAGAAGGCGAAGAACCCGGTGGAGCACGCCGCCGTCGTGACGTCCCTGAAGCCCAAGGTGACCGGGCCGGTGCTGCAGCGCGCCGCCGTCGTGGGCCGCGCGGTCCGTGCGACCCGGGACCTGGTCAACACGCCCCCGTCCCACCTGTTCCCGGCGTCCTTCGCCGAGGAGGTGGCCGAGGCCGTGCGGAGCCTGCCGATCAAGGTCACTGTGTGGGATGAGAAGAAGCTGGAGAAGGACGGATTCGGCGGCATCCTCAACGTCGGCAAGGGCTCCACGCGCCCACCACGGCTGGTCAAGCTCGAGTACACGCCGGCAGCGGCCGGCCGGAACGCCCCGCACATCGCCTTCGTCGGCAAGGGCATCACGTTCGATTCCGGCGGCCTGTCCCTGAAGCCGCCGACGTCCATGACGACGATGAAATCGGACATGGCCGGCGCGGCGACCGTGGCGACCGTGGTCGCCGCCGCGGCCGAACTCGAACTGCCCGTCAAGGTCACCGGTTGGCTGTGCATGGCCGAGAACATGCCCTCCGCCACGGCCCAGCGCCCCTCCGACGTCATCACGATGTACGGCGGCAAGACGGTCGAGGTCATGAACACCGACGCCGAGGGCCGCCTGGTGATGGCCGACGGGCTGGTGGCCGCGACCGATGAGACGCCGGACGCGGTGATCGACATCGCGACCCTCACCGGCGCGCAGATGATCGCCCTCGGCAACCGGACCACCGGGGTGATGGGCACGGAGGACCTGCGCACCGACCTCGTGGCCGCGGCCGACGCCAGCGGGGAGACCGCCTGGGCCATGCCGATCCCGGAGGACCAGCGGGCCTCGCTGGACTCCACGGTCGCGGACCTGTCCAATGTGGGCGACCGGTTCGGCGGGATGATGACGGCAGCCGCCTTCCTGCGGGAGTTCGTCGACGCCGGCCGCGCCCCCGGGGCGGCCGGGGCCGAGCCCACTCCCTGGGCCCACCTGGACATCGCCGGCCCATCCTTCAACGACTCCGGCGCCTATGGCTACACACCCAAGGACGCCACCGGCGTCATGGTCCGGACCCTGGTGGCCTTCCTCGAACGACGTGCCGGTCTGCCGCGCGGGAAGTAG
- the lpdA gene encoding dihydrolipoyl dehydrogenase: MAEEATAQEFDVLILGGGSAGYAAALRSVQYGMTVGLIEKAKLGGTCLHWGCIPTKAYLHAAELADDARNSAKYGVHTTLESVDMAGVKSYKDGIVAGKYKGLTGLLKMRKVQVIEGEGKLVSQNQIEVGGTRYTGKNIILASGSEAKTFGLPIGGKIMTSTEALELDYTPKSAIILGGGVIGSEFASAWNSFGVDVTIIEGLDHLVPNEDPEIIKILEREFKKKGIKSNLGTFFEKVEETGDGVKVTLADGKEFTAEVCLVAVGRGPVTQGLGYEEQGIPMDRGFVITNERLHTGVGNIYAIGDIVPGVQLAHRGYQQGHFVAEEIAGNNPIIVEDVNIPKVTFTEPEIMSVGYSESNAKEKFGESNVETTTYNLAGNGKSSILGTGGIIKMVRQKNGPIVGVHGIGKRISEQIGESQLIVNWEAYPEDVAAFVHAHPTQNESLGEAAMALNGHPLHG; encoded by the coding sequence GTGGCCGAAGAGGCAACCGCCCAGGAATTCGACGTACTCATCCTCGGCGGTGGCTCCGCCGGCTATGCCGCCGCGCTGCGGTCTGTCCAATACGGGATGACCGTGGGACTGATCGAGAAGGCCAAGCTGGGTGGCACCTGCCTGCACTGGGGCTGCATCCCGACGAAGGCGTACCTGCATGCCGCCGAGCTGGCCGACGACGCCCGCAACTCCGCGAAGTACGGCGTCCACACGACCCTCGAGTCCGTGGACATGGCCGGGGTGAAGTCCTACAAGGACGGGATCGTCGCCGGCAAGTACAAGGGCCTCACCGGCCTGCTGAAGATGCGCAAGGTCCAGGTCATCGAGGGTGAGGGCAAGCTCGTCTCCCAGAACCAGATCGAGGTCGGTGGGACCCGCTACACCGGGAAGAACATCATCCTGGCGTCCGGCTCCGAGGCCAAGACCTTCGGCCTGCCGATCGGCGGCAAGATCATGACCTCCACCGAGGCCCTTGAGCTCGACTACACCCCGAAGTCCGCCATCATCCTCGGTGGCGGCGTCATCGGGTCCGAGTTCGCCTCCGCCTGGAACTCGTTCGGTGTGGACGTCACCATCATCGAGGGCCTGGACCACCTGGTCCCGAACGAGGATCCGGAGATCATCAAGATCCTGGAGCGCGAGTTCAAGAAGAAGGGCATCAAGTCAAACCTGGGCACCTTCTTCGAGAAGGTCGAGGAGACCGGGGACGGCGTCAAGGTCACCCTGGCGGACGGCAAGGAGTTCACCGCGGAGGTCTGCCTCGTCGCAGTGGGTCGCGGCCCGGTCACCCAGGGCCTGGGCTACGAGGAACAGGGCATCCCCATGGACCGGGGCTTCGTCATCACCAATGAGCGCCTGCACACCGGGGTGGGCAACATCTACGCCATCGGTGACATCGTCCCCGGCGTCCAGCTGGCACACCGCGGTTACCAGCAGGGTCACTTCGTGGCCGAGGAGATCGCCGGCAACAACCCCATCATCGTCGAGGACGTGAACATCCCCAAGGTGACCTTCACCGAACCGGAGATCATGTCCGTGGGCTACTCCGAGTCCAATGCCAAGGAGAAGTTCGGGGAGTCCAACGTGGAGACCACCACCTACAACCTGGCCGGCAACGGCAAGTCGTCCATCCTCGGCACCGGGGGCATCATCAAGATGGTCCGTCAGAAGAACGGGCCGATCGTCGGAGTCCACGGCATCGGCAAGCGCATCAGCGAGCAGATCGGTGAATCTCAGCTGATCGTCAACTGGGAGGCCTACCCGGAGGACGTGGCCGCCTTCGTCCACGCGCACCCGACCCAGAACGAATCCCTCGGCGAAGCCGCGATGGCCCTGAACGGCCACCCGCTGCACGGCTGA
- a CDS encoding RNA polymerase sigma factor: MTTSSKKTETQGSTAVEDAVAEDQGAAKATARTSAPKSSATKTTATKAAAKSGRTKAAAAKPSEEAVDASDSEAETDESTDAPAASAEAEETRTRGGFVVSDAEDDAPVQQVVSAGATADPVKDYLKQIGKVALLNAEQEVDLALRIEAGLYAEHKMKDEPPTEARMRRDMELVIADGRRAKNHLLEANLRLVVSLAKRYTGRGMLFLDLIQEGNLGLIRAVEKFDYTKGFKFSTYATWWIRQAITRAMADQARTIRIPVHMVEVINKLARVQRQMLQDLGREPTPEELAKELDMTPEKVVEVQKYGREPISLHTPLGEDGDSEFGDLIEDSEAVVPADAVSFTLLQEQLHSVLDTLAEREAGVVAMRYGLTDGQPKTLDEIGKVYGVTRERIRQIESKTMSKLRHPSRSQVLRDYLD, from the coding sequence GTGACTACTTCTTCGAAGAAGACCGAGACGCAGGGCAGCACGGCCGTCGAGGACGCCGTTGCGGAGGACCAGGGGGCGGCCAAGGCCACCGCTCGGACGTCCGCCCCGAAGTCGAGTGCCACGAAGACCACGGCGACCAAGGCCGCCGCGAAGTCCGGACGGACCAAGGCTGCGGCCGCGAAGCCCTCCGAGGAGGCCGTGGATGCCTCCGACTCCGAGGCTGAGACCGATGAGTCCACGGACGCCCCGGCAGCCTCGGCTGAGGCCGAGGAGACGAGGACCCGCGGTGGATTCGTCGTCTCCGACGCGGAGGACGACGCCCCGGTTCAGCAGGTCGTGTCAGCCGGTGCGACGGCCGACCCGGTCAAGGACTACCTCAAGCAGATCGGCAAGGTCGCCCTGCTCAACGCGGAACAGGAAGTCGATCTGGCTCTGCGTATCGAGGCCGGCCTGTACGCCGAGCACAAGATGAAGGACGAGCCTCCCACGGAGGCCCGGATGCGGCGGGACATGGAACTGGTCATCGCCGACGGCCGTCGCGCGAAGAACCACCTGCTCGAGGCCAACCTTCGCCTGGTCGTCTCCCTGGCGAAGCGCTACACCGGACGCGGAATGCTGTTCCTGGACCTCATCCAGGAGGGCAACCTCGGCCTGATCCGCGCCGTGGAGAAGTTCGACTACACCAAGGGATTCAAGTTCTCCACGTATGCCACGTGGTGGATTCGCCAGGCCATCACCCGCGCCATGGCGGACCAGGCCCGCACCATCCGCATCCCGGTCCACATGGTTGAGGTCATCAACAAGCTCGCCCGCGTGCAGCGTCAGATGCTCCAGGACCTGGGCCGGGAGCCCACCCCGGAGGAGCTGGCCAAGGAACTGGACATGACCCCGGAGAAGGTCGTCGAGGTCCAGAAGTACGGGCGCGAGCCCATCTCACTGCACACCCCCCTGGGTGAGGACGGCGACTCGGAGTTCGGTGACCTGATCGAGGACTCCGAGGCTGTGGTGCCCGCCGATGCCGTGAGCTTCACGCTCCTGCAGGAGCAGCTGCACTCGGTCCTGGACACGCTCGCGGAGCGCGAAGCGGGTGTGGTGGCCATGCGCTACGGCCTGACGGACGGCCAGCCGAAGACGCTGGATGAGATCGGCAAGGTCTACGGGGTCACCCGCGAGCGCATCCGACAGATAGAGTCCAAGACCATGTCGAAGCTGCGCCACCCCTCACGCTCCCAGGTGCTGCGCGACTACCTGGACTGA
- the sucB gene encoding 2-oxoglutarate dehydrogenase, E2 component, dihydrolipoamide succinyltransferase: protein MSETVNLPALGESVTEGTVTRWLKEVGDEVAVDEPLVEVSTDKVDTEIPSPVAGILEEILVQEDETVEVDAPLARIGSGSGGGSSDDAPAAAESDAEEPTESDADASTEEPAEAPANDEAGDSSTDGQELSSEQVAAEDAEEQGSGESTEVTLPALGESVTEGTVTRWLKEIGDDVEVDEPLLEVSTDKVDTEIPSPVAGKLQEIKVQEDETVEVGAVLALVGSGSGGGSTAEDKPAEPAEEKTEKSEAKVESKSEDTSAEKSEDTGSDKAEQTESAPAPSSEQKQEKPAPSASDSTPAPSAQASAPGEGYVTPLVRRLAQQNDVDLSTVVGTGVGGRIRKQDVLVAAEAAKAKQSDSAPAQAAQAAPSAAASAPAAAAASTVDPAKRGTSEKAPRIRQTIAKRMRESLDVSAQLTQVHEIDMTRIVALRGKAKVGFQQKNGVKLTYLPFITQATAEALKQHPKLNAEFNVETSEITYHDSEDIAIAVDTDKGLFVPVIKDTGSLNLSGIAGKIADLADRTRNNKISPDELSGGTFSITNFGSVGALFDTPIINQPNVAILGVGTIVKRPMVITDPDGNDTISIRHMMYLSLTYDHRLVDGADAGRFLQTVKARLEAGEFAHELGL from the coding sequence ATGTCTGAAACCGTGAACCTGCCGGCCCTTGGTGAATCCGTCACCGAAGGCACCGTCACCCGCTGGCTGAAGGAGGTCGGCGACGAGGTCGCCGTCGACGAGCCCTTGGTGGAAGTCTCCACCGACAAGGTGGACACCGAGATCCCGTCCCCCGTGGCCGGCATTCTCGAGGAGATCCTGGTCCAGGAGGACGAGACCGTGGAGGTCGACGCCCCGCTGGCACGTATCGGTTCCGGCTCCGGCGGCGGCTCGTCCGACGACGCTCCGGCCGCCGCTGAGTCCGACGCGGAGGAGCCCACTGAGTCCGACGCTGATGCCTCCACCGAGGAACCCGCCGAGGCCCCGGCCAACGACGAGGCCGGCGACAGCAGCACCGACGGACAGGAGCTCTCCTCCGAGCAGGTCGCCGCCGAGGACGCTGAGGAACAGGGCTCCGGCGAGTCGACCGAGGTCACCCTGCCCGCTCTCGGCGAGTCCGTCACCGAGGGCACCGTCACCCGCTGGCTGAAGGAGATCGGCGACGACGTCGAGGTCGACGAGCCCCTGCTGGAGGTCTCCACCGACAAGGTGGACACCGAGATTCCCTCCCCCGTGGCCGGCAAGTTGCAGGAGATCAAGGTCCAGGAGGACGAGACCGTCGAGGTCGGTGCAGTCCTGGCCCTCGTCGGTTCCGGTTCCGGCGGCGGTTCGACCGCCGAGGACAAGCCGGCGGAACCCGCAGAGGAGAAGACCGAGAAGTCGGAAGCGAAGGTCGAGTCGAAGTCCGAGGACACGTCTGCGGAGAAGTCCGAGGACACTGGCTCGGACAAGGCAGAGCAGACCGAGTCCGCTCCGGCTCCGAGCTCTGAGCAGAAGCAGGAGAAGCCGGCACCGTCCGCTTCCGACTCCACGCCGGCCCCCTCGGCCCAGGCTTCGGCCCCGGGCGAGGGCTATGTCACGCCGCTCGTGCGCCGACTGGCCCAGCAGAACGATGTGGACCTGTCCACCGTGGTGGGCACCGGCGTCGGTGGCCGCATCCGCAAGCAGGATGTCCTGGTGGCCGCAGAGGCAGCCAAGGCCAAGCAGTCCGACTCCGCACCGGCCCAGGCGGCCCAGGCCGCCCCGTCGGCAGCAGCCTCGGCTCCGGCCGCCGCTGCCGCCAGCACCGTGGACCCGGCCAAGCGCGGCACCTCTGAAAAGGCCCCGCGCATCCGCCAGACCATCGCCAAGCGCATGCGGGAGTCCCTGGACGTCTCGGCCCAGCTGACGCAGGTCCACGAGATCGACATGACCCGCATCGTGGCACTGCGAGGCAAGGCCAAGGTCGGTTTCCAGCAGAAGAACGGCGTGAAGCTCACCTACCTGCCCTTCATCACCCAGGCCACGGCCGAGGCGCTGAAGCAGCACCCCAAGCTGAATGCCGAATTCAACGTGGAGACCTCGGAGATCACGTACCACGATTCCGAGGACATCGCGATCGCCGTGGACACGGACAAGGGCTTGTTCGTCCCCGTGATCAAGGACACCGGCTCGCTGAACCTGTCCGGGATCGCCGGAAAGATCGCCGATCTGGCCGATCGGACCCGGAACAACAAGATCTCCCCGGACGAGCTCAGCGGTGGGACCTTCTCCATCACCAACTTCGGTTCGGTGGGGGCCCTGTTCGACACCCCGATCATCAACCAGCCCAACGTGGCGATCCTGGGCGTGGGCACCATCGTCAAGCGGCCCATGGTCATCACCGATCCCGATGGCAATGACACCATCTCCATCCGGCACATGATGTACCTGAGCCTGACGTACGACCACCGCCTCGTGGACGGTGCCGATGCCGGACGCTTCCTGCAGACCGTCAAGGCCCGCCTCGAGGCAGGCGAGTTCGCCCACGAGCTGGGGCTGTAG
- a CDS encoding DUF4192 family protein — MHTDLPDDRVRPGLPVSISAPVKAAGVADLISYIQHTMGFPPRNSLAAISMTGRNLGAVLRCDWDPGTVRTWADHSAYAHQFAGHLARDQRADGCVAVLFRDADDRDADDRQVEEDPTGESDRLLAAALERELSEVGLPLMELWLVARGRLWHVDCPAPGSCSGHGSPASWVETSVVNASLIVEGSVVEEEPVGSGLPPAAEDFSVELAWALRNIREIGLGASADDEAEDLEELVYWLAAWERVLAGEGLPEQPTERAVLMAGLLLVEWRDCLLAAASFTLERALSGAAWIGTLPIEASLAFEAEPREVNGVLYSSVVLAASRRAPDWERIAHLKNACTGLLSEAAGPVASALRCLAAWVEWARGRGSAAGRILLECRHEDPDYPLGQLLGEIVDRGMLSGWAARRETAWSATARRTS; from the coding sequence ATGCACACAGACCTCCCCGACGACCGTGTCCGTCCCGGCTTGCCGGTCTCGATCTCCGCCCCGGTCAAGGCCGCCGGAGTGGCCGATCTGATCAGCTATATCCAGCACACCATGGGCTTTCCGCCCCGCAACAGCCTCGCGGCCATCAGCATGACCGGCCGGAACCTCGGTGCCGTCCTGCGTTGCGACTGGGACCCCGGGACGGTGAGGACCTGGGCGGACCACTCGGCCTATGCCCACCAGTTCGCCGGACACCTGGCCCGGGACCAGCGAGCGGACGGCTGTGTGGCCGTGCTCTTCCGTGATGCTGACGACCGCGATGCTGACGACCGGCAGGTCGAGGAGGATCCGACCGGCGAGTCGGACCGCCTGCTGGCAGCCGCATTGGAACGCGAACTCAGTGAGGTCGGCCTGCCCCTGATGGAACTCTGGTTGGTGGCCAGGGGACGCCTGTGGCACGTGGACTGTCCAGCCCCGGGATCGTGTTCCGGCCATGGTTCACCGGCATCCTGGGTCGAGACCAGCGTCGTCAACGCCTCCCTGATCGTGGAGGGGTCCGTGGTGGAGGAGGAACCGGTGGGCAGTGGGCTGCCGCCCGCCGCGGAGGACTTCTCCGTGGAGCTCGCCTGGGCGCTGCGGAACATCCGGGAGATCGGCCTCGGGGCCAGCGCCGATGATGAGGCCGAGGACCTCGAGGAACTGGTGTACTGGCTTGCGGCCTGGGAGCGGGTCCTGGCGGGCGAGGGGCTCCCGGAGCAGCCGACCGAGAGAGCCGTCCTCATGGCCGGGCTGCTCCTGGTCGAGTGGCGGGATTGCCTCCTCGCCGCCGCGAGCTTCACGCTGGAACGGGCCCTGTCCGGCGCCGCCTGGATCGGTACCCTGCCCATCGAGGCGTCGTTGGCCTTCGAGGCCGAACCCCGCGAGGTCAACGGAGTGCTCTATTCCTCCGTCGTCCTCGCCGCCAGCCGCCGCGCGCCGGATTGGGAGCGCATCGCCCACCTCAAGAACGCCTGCACAGGCCTGCTGTCGGAGGCCGCCGGACCGGTGGCGTCGGCTCTGCGGTGCCTGGCGGCCTGGGTCGAATGGGCGAGGGGCCGTGGTTCTGCCGCTGGCAGGATCCTGCTCGAGTGCCGGCACGAGGACCCGGACTACCCGCTGGGACAACTGCTGGGCGAGATCGTGGACCGGGGGATGCTGTCCGGCTGGGCGGCCCGGCGCGAGACCGCATGGTCGGCCACGGCCCGCAGGACGAGCTGA